A window of Ignicoccus hospitalis KIN4/I contains these coding sequences:
- a CDS encoding type 1 glutamine amidotransferase domain-containing protein, whose protein sequence is MRAVILVGPMVDEYEVVVPYSLFKAYGFEVDIASFKAGEEVVGKRGVKLELVPNKSFSELKADEYDAVIIAGGYAPDKVRRDENVKRFVREMYEKGKLVLSICHGGWVLISAGVAKGKKVTGSKGIWDDLRNAGAEPVDEPLVIDGNVVSVKTWREFDHLIKNFDKVLKAIKGTSG, encoded by the coding sequence TTGAGGGCCGTAATACTCGTGGGCCCCATGGTTGACGAGTACGAGGTAGTCGTCCCCTACTCCCTCTTCAAGGCGTACGGCTTCGAGGTGGACATAGCCTCCTTCAAGGCGGGAGAGGAGGTGGTGGGGAAGAGGGGCGTCAAGCTGGAGCTGGTCCCCAACAAGAGCTTCTCCGAGTTAAAGGCGGACGAGTACGACGCCGTGATAATAGCCGGCGGCTACGCCCCGGACAAGGTGAGGAGGGACGAGAACGTTAAGAGGTTCGTGAGGGAGATGTACGAGAAGGGTAAGTTGGTCTTGAGCATATGCCACGGGGGCTGGGTGCTCATAAGCGCCGGCGTCGCTAAGGGGAAGAAGGTGACGGGGAGCAAGGGCATATGGGACGACTTGAGGAACGCCGGCGCGGAGCCCGTGGACGAGCCCTTAGTTATAGACGGCAACGTGGTGAGCGTGAAGACTTGGAGGGAGTTCGACCACCTAATAAAGAACTTCGACAAGGTTCTGAAGGCGATCAAGGGTACCTCCGGCTGA
- a CDS encoding threonyl-tRNA synthetase editing domain-containing protein, producing MKALFIHAKKFCFKPTKKALKSAEELSSKEEVCRENPLVIFLTVEKGDTEELLEKLLEDVRVQFQRVKPSGLVLYPYAHLSNELAPPGEARELLRRACERLGEEFEVVCAPFGWYKEFLLHAHGHPLAELSRRYP from the coding sequence TTGAAGGCTTTATTTATACACGCGAAGAAGTTCTGCTTCAAACCCACTAAAAAGGCCTTGAAGAGTGCGGAAGAGTTGAGCTCCAAGGAGGAGGTGTGCAGAGAGAACCCCTTAGTGATCTTCTTGACCGTGGAAAAGGGTGATACAGAAGAGCTCTTGGAGAAGTTGCTAGAGGACGTTAGGGTACAGTTCCAGAGGGTCAAGCCGTCGGGCTTAGTGCTCTACCCCTACGCGCACTTGTCCAACGAGCTCGCCCCTCCGGGGGAGGCGAGGGAGCTGCTCCGGAGGGCTTGCGAGAGGCTCGGCGAGGAGTTCGAGGTGGTCTGCGCGCCCTTCGGCTGGTACAAGGAGTTCTTGCTCCACGCCCACGGCCACCCTCTGGCGGAGCTCAGCCGGAGGTACCCTTGA